In a genomic window of Tepidamorphus gemmatus:
- a CDS encoding S8 family peptidase: MTVAELRALLANSAVSRITEDVAVAPSLSGSVPLIRANRLWAQGITGRGWAVAVLDTGVQLDHPAFKGKIISEACYSTTVSGQSTSLCPRGVQSSTRKGSGRNCPADVAGCDHGTHVAGIAVGFPGNPYKGVARGGNLIPIQVFSRFDNDSDCGGSAPCVLSYTSDQLSALERVFVLQRTRKIASVNMSLGGGAYSSSCDTSDLKPAIDNLRSRKVAVVIASGNNGNNGYISSPSCISSAIAVGSTTKSDEVSSFSNHSGLIALMAPGSDIRAPILRSRYGEKSGTSMATPHVAGAWALLKQSKPTATVSEILRALACTGKDVKRDNITKPRIDVLAANKVLKRPRNQQSWNFGTQAQVDDWEHELGRWVLRSGTMSVNGSGPTIWLAATSPFCSSSLSVTSRVRRIDDDSSFNWNSGLFLFSKIDAETNMSGMWFAYNKSGGGQAVIWRVIGLNGRDNTGGNNSLLCVRDGINVRVGGFNNLKVVSRNGTHQFSINGTVVCSATDRTFETGNVAMVMANPGSSREHRYDVDSVSVQQLSTSEGLPETAPDVAATKPLVIPAGMSPQGTSGKAKIQSAAR, translated from the coding sequence GTGACGGTCGCCGAGCTTCGCGCTTTGCTCGCCAACTCCGCCGTGTCCCGGATTACCGAAGATGTGGCGGTCGCACCCAGCCTCAGCGGCAGCGTTCCGCTGATCAGGGCGAACCGGCTGTGGGCACAGGGGATAACCGGCAGGGGATGGGCGGTGGCCGTTCTCGACACCGGGGTTCAGCTCGACCATCCAGCCTTCAAGGGGAAGATCATTTCCGAAGCATGTTATTCGACGACCGTATCGGGGCAATCGACATCGCTCTGTCCCCGGGGGGTGCAGAGCTCCACGAGGAAGGGTTCGGGTCGAAACTGCCCTGCTGATGTGGCGGGTTGCGACCATGGCACCCATGTCGCCGGCATCGCCGTCGGCTTTCCGGGCAACCCCTACAAGGGCGTTGCCCGCGGTGGCAACCTGATCCCGATCCAGGTGTTCAGTCGCTTCGACAACGACAGCGACTGCGGTGGCAGCGCGCCCTGCGTGCTCAGCTACACCAGCGACCAGCTCAGCGCGCTCGAGCGCGTGTTCGTGTTGCAGCGCACGCGCAAGATTGCGTCGGTCAACATGAGCCTCGGCGGCGGCGCGTATTCCTCCAGCTGCGACACAAGCGACCTCAAGCCAGCCATCGACAATCTGAGGTCGCGCAAGGTGGCTGTCGTGATCGCCAGCGGCAACAACGGCAACAACGGCTACATCAGTTCACCGTCGTGCATTTCCTCGGCGATTGCCGTCGGCAGCACGACGAAGTCCGACGAGGTGTCGAGCTTCTCGAATCATTCCGGACTGATCGCATTGATGGCGCCCGGCAGCGATATCCGTGCGCCGATCCTCCGCAGCAGGTACGGGGAGAAGAGCGGCACGTCGATGGCGACGCCGCATGTGGCGGGTGCGTGGGCGCTGCTCAAGCAGTCGAAGCCGACCGCGACCGTCTCGGAGATCCTCCGCGCGCTCGCCTGCACGGGCAAGGACGTGAAGCGTGACAACATCACCAAGCCGCGTATCGACGTGCTTGCCGCCAACAAGGTTCTGAAGCGCCCGAGGAACCAGCAGAGCTGGAACTTCGGTACGCAGGCCCAGGTCGACGACTGGGAGCATGAACTGGGTCGGTGGGTGCTCCGGTCCGGGACGATGTCCGTCAATGGCAGCGGCCCGACCATCTGGCTCGCCGCCACCAGTCCGTTCTGCTCGAGCAGCCTGTCGGTGACGTCAAGGGTCCGCCGGATCGACGACGACTCGTCCTTCAACTGGAACAGCGGCCTGTTCCTGTTCTCCAAGATCGACGCGGAGACGAACATGTCCGGCATGTGGTTCGCCTACAACAAGAGCGGCGGCGGTCAGGCAGTGATCTGGCGGGTGATCGGTCTCAACGGACGTGACAACACCGGTGGCAACAATTCGCTGCTTTGTGTGAGGGACGGCATCAATGTCAGGGTTGGTGGATTCAACAACCTGAAGGTCGTCAGTCGCAACGGAACGCACCAGTTCTCGATCAACGGCACAGTCGTCTGCAGCGCGACCGACCGGACATTCGAGACCGGCAACGTCGCCATGGTGATGGCCAACCCGGGGAGCAGCCGCGAGCACCGCTACGACGTCGACAGCGTGTCGGTCCAGCAGCTGTCGACCTCGGAGGGCTTGCCGGAGACGGCGCCGGACGTCGCGGCGACGAAGCCGCTCGTGATACCTGCGGGAATGTCGCCCCAAGGGACTTCCGGCAAGGCCAAGATTCAATCCGCGGCACGCTGA
- a CDS encoding S8 family peptidase codes for MSNTPVVQLADGSGGTVRASANALIARAEAEGRIPVVVELRLGEGQELGANADPSQLAAQRAAIASLQRRVVANVPGARSVKRYANVPYVAMSVGTAGVRALLGNDAVAAIDEDVRVEPMLDESVPLIRADVVARRRGVNGGRGWAVVVIDTGVQLTHPALRGRIVSEACFSTNDRSAGATSLCPNKVPQSFAKGSGKNCPARLDGCFHGTHVAGIALGNPANSFKGVAPNADLISMQVFSRFTPDACRASTPCISAFYSDIIGALDRSLTLTSSHKIASVNMSLGGGAYTKACNNDNASLSAITRLIRQLAGKGVAVVIASGNNGSSSFIAAPGCISDAVTVGSTTKSDQISSFSNHNRLVDLMAPGSDITSAVLGSRYGSASGTSMATPHVAGAWVLMKKIRPNATVADIQKAFQCTGKRVARAGIAKRRIDVEAAANALVNGC; via the coding sequence ATGTCGAACACCCCGGTCGTGCAGCTGGCGGACGGCAGCGGCGGAACCGTCCGGGCGTCGGCCAATGCGCTGATCGCCCGGGCTGAGGCAGAGGGCCGGATCCCGGTCGTCGTCGAACTGCGGCTGGGCGAGGGGCAGGAGCTCGGTGCCAATGCCGATCCGAGCCAGCTCGCCGCCCAGCGCGCCGCCATTGCCAGTCTTCAGCGCCGCGTGGTCGCCAATGTCCCGGGCGCTCGATCGGTCAAGCGCTATGCGAATGTCCCCTATGTGGCGATGTCGGTCGGTACAGCCGGGGTGCGCGCGTTGCTCGGCAATGATGCGGTCGCAGCAATCGACGAGGATGTCAGGGTCGAGCCGATGCTCGACGAGAGCGTTCCCCTCATCCGTGCCGACGTGGTCGCGCGTCGCAGGGGCGTCAACGGCGGCAGGGGATGGGCCGTCGTCGTGATCGACACCGGTGTCCAGCTGACGCACCCGGCCCTGCGCGGGCGCATCGTGTCCGAGGCCTGCTTCTCCACCAATGACCGCAGCGCCGGCGCCACCTCGCTGTGCCCCAATAAGGTGCCCCAGTCCTTCGCCAAGGGGTCCGGCAAGAATTGTCCGGCGAGGCTCGACGGGTGCTTCCATGGTACGCATGTCGCCGGGATCGCGCTGGGCAATCCGGCCAACAGCTTCAAGGGCGTTGCTCCGAATGCGGACCTGATTTCCATGCAGGTGTTCAGCCGGTTCACGCCGGATGCTTGCCGAGCCTCGACGCCCTGCATCAGCGCCTTCTACAGCGACATCATCGGTGCTCTCGACCGGTCGCTCACATTGACCAGCAGCCACAAGATCGCGTCCGTCAACATGAGCCTGGGCGGAGGCGCCTATACCAAGGCTTGCAACAACGACAATGCCTCGCTGAGTGCAATCACCAGGCTGATCCGCCAGCTTGCCGGCAAGGGCGTTGCGGTCGTCATCGCCTCGGGCAACAACGGCTCCAGCAGCTTCATCGCGGCACCAGGCTGCATTTCGGATGCCGTCACGGTCGGCAGCACAACGAAATCGGATCAGATCTCGTCGTTCTCCAATCACAACAGGCTCGTCGACCTGATGGCCCCCGGGAGCGACATCACCTCGGCCGTTCTCGGCAGCAGGTACGGGTCGGCGAGCGGGACCTCGATGGCAACACCCCATGTCGCCGGTGCCTGGGTTCTGATGAAGAAGATCCGGCCCAACGCGACGGTCGCCGACATCCAGAAGGCATTCCAATGCACGGGCAAGCGTGTCGCGCGGGCCGGGATCGCCAAACGGCGCATCGACGTGGAGGCGGCCGCCAACGCTCTCGTCAACGGGTGCTGA
- a CDS encoding SDR family NAD(P)-dependent oxidoreductase: MKLLDGRTAVISGAASPRGIGLATARLFARHGARVAILDLDETAARAAAAGIGEAHLGIGCDVTDQAACDRAAGAVLAAFGKIDILINNAGITQPLKFGEIGPDDWQRVIDVNLKGIFCLSRSIVPHMRKRRSGAIACMSSVSAQRGGGVFGGPHYTAAKAGVLGLAKAMARELGPDGIRVNCVTPGLIDTDITQGKLSDEMKQKIIEGIPLGRLGSAEDVAGIYLFLASDLSAYVTGAVIDVNGGMLIH, translated from the coding sequence TTGAAGCTGCTGGACGGCAGGACGGCGGTGATTTCCGGCGCGGCAAGCCCGCGCGGGATAGGATTGGCGACGGCGCGGCTGTTTGCCCGCCACGGCGCGCGGGTGGCGATCCTCGACCTCGACGAGACGGCTGCGCGTGCGGCGGCGGCGGGGATCGGCGAGGCGCATCTGGGCATTGGCTGCGACGTCACCGACCAGGCTGCCTGCGACCGTGCCGCGGGCGCGGTGCTGGCGGCGTTCGGCAAGATCGACATCCTCATCAACAATGCCGGCATAACCCAGCCCCTCAAGTTCGGCGAGATCGGCCCGGACGACTGGCAGCGGGTGATCGACGTGAACCTCAAGGGCATCTTCTGCCTGAGCCGGTCGATCGTGCCGCACATGCGCAAGCGGCGGTCGGGGGCGATCGCCTGCATGTCGTCGGTGTCGGCGCAGCGCGGCGGCGGCGTCTTCGGCGGACCGCACTATACGGCAGCGAAGGCGGGCGTGCTGGGGCTGGCCAAGGCCATGGCGCGCGAACTGGGGCCTGACGGGATTCGCGTCAACTGCGTCACGCCGGGTCTGATCGACACTGACATCACCCAGGGCAAGCTCTCCGACGAGATGAAGCAGAAGATCATTGAAGGAATCCCGCTGGGACGGCTCGGATCGGCCGAGGACGTGGCGGGCATCTACCTGTTCCTCGCCTCCGACCTGTCGGCCTATGTCACCGGAGCGGTGATCGACGTCAATGGCGGCATGCTGATCCACTGA
- a CDS encoding transketolase has translation MANRSNVSLADRAYNIRRNALRMGQVQGQGYIAQALGIADVLAVSYFHALTYRPDDPEWEGRDRFLLSIGHYAIALYAALVEAGILPEDEIDTYGTDDSRLPMSGMAAYTPGMEITGGSLGHGLPIAIGMALGLRRKASGAFVYNLLSDGELGEGSTWEAAMAASRFGLSNLIAIVDVNDMQADGPATKVSGFEPLEDKWRAFGWQCWRVNGNDIDALVAAFDAARGSRAAQPRVVICDTRMAKGVPFLEARERNHFLRVEPEEWELALQALDAGRGA, from the coding sequence ATGGCCAACAGATCCAATGTCAGCCTCGCCGATCGGGCCTACAATATCCGCCGCAACGCGCTGCGCATGGGGCAGGTCCAGGGGCAGGGCTACATTGCCCAGGCGCTCGGCATCGCCGATGTGCTGGCGGTCTCCTACTTCCATGCGCTGACCTATCGTCCGGACGATCCGGAATGGGAGGGACGCGACCGTTTCCTGCTGTCGATCGGCCACTACGCCATCGCGCTCTACGCGGCGCTGGTCGAGGCGGGGATCCTGCCGGAGGACGAGATCGACACCTACGGCACCGACGACAGCCGTCTGCCGATGTCGGGCATGGCCGCCTACACCCCCGGCATGGAAATCACCGGGGGATCGCTCGGTCACGGACTGCCGATCGCGATCGGCATGGCGCTCGGCCTGCGGCGCAAGGCGTCCGGCGCATTCGTCTACAATCTCCTGTCCGATGGCGAACTCGGCGAGGGGTCGACCTGGGAGGCGGCGATGGCGGCGAGCCGGTTCGGCCTGTCCAACCTCATCGCAATCGTCGATGTCAACGACATGCAGGCGGACGGGCCGGCCACGAAGGTCTCGGGCTTCGAGCCGCTCGAGGACAAGTGGCGGGCATTCGGCTGGCAGTGCTGGCGTGTCAACGGCAACGACATCGACGCGCTGGTCGCGGCCTTCGATGCAGCACGGGGCAGCAGGGCGGCGCAGCCGCGCGTGGTGATCTGCGACACCAGGATGGCAAAGGGCGTGCCATTCCTGGAAGCGCGTGAGCGCAACCATTTCCTCAGGGTCGAGCCTGAGGAATGGGAGCTGGCGCTGCAGGCGCTGGACGCGGGGAGGGGGGCATGA
- a CDS encoding transketolase family protein yields the protein MTRLSKYTPRPKTGNGPRATTSAMIASLAPEGHPARPAPFGHALAELAHSRADIVGLTADLGNYTDLHVFAVAHPDRFYQMGMAEQVLMGAAAGLAREGFTPFATTYAVFASRRAYDFICMAIAEESLNVKIVCALPGLTTGYGPSHQATEDIAIFRGMPNLTIIDPCDATEIEQAVPAIADHPGPVYMRLLRGNVPVVLEEYGYRFELGKAKLLRDGADVLFVSSGFMTMRVLEAAKMLAADGIGAAVLHVSTIKPLDEAAILGEAGKPGRLVVVAENHSIVGGLGEAIAGLLLRAGVRPAAFRQIALPDEFLDAGALPTLHERYGLSSEAVARSVKGWL from the coding sequence ATGACACGGCTGTCCAAGTACACGCCCCGCCCGAAGACCGGGAACGGACCGCGGGCGACGACCTCGGCGATGATCGCCTCGCTGGCGCCGGAGGGGCATCCGGCAAGGCCGGCGCCATTCGGCCATGCGCTGGCGGAGCTTGCCCACAGCCGTGCCGATATCGTCGGGCTGACGGCTGATCTCGGCAATTATACCGATCTGCACGTGTTCGCTGTTGCGCATCCGGACCGCTTCTACCAGATGGGCATGGCCGAGCAGGTGCTGATGGGGGCGGCGGCCGGCTTGGCGCGCGAGGGCTTCACGCCGTTCGCCACCACCTATGCGGTGTTCGCCTCCCGGCGCGCCTACGACTTCATCTGCATGGCGATCGCGGAGGAAAGTCTGAACGTCAAGATCGTCTGTGCGCTGCCGGGTCTGACCACCGGATATGGCCCCAGCCATCAGGCGACCGAGGACATAGCGATCTTCCGGGGAATGCCGAACCTGACGATCATCGACCCGTGCGATGCCACCGAGATCGAGCAGGCTGTGCCGGCGATCGCCGACCATCCGGGGCCGGTCTACATGCGTCTTTTGCGCGGCAACGTGCCGGTGGTGCTGGAGGAGTACGGCTACCGGTTCGAGCTCGGCAAGGCGAAGCTCTTGCGCGACGGCGCCGATGTGCTGTTCGTGTCGTCGGGTTTCATGACGATGCGGGTGCTGGAGGCGGCGAAGATGCTAGCGGCCGACGGCATCGGCGCCGCCGTCCTGCACGTCTCCACCATCAAGCCGCTGGACGAGGCGGCGATCCTTGGCGAGGCGGGCAAGCCTGGCCGGCTGGTGGTGGTGGCCGAGAACCATTCCATCGTCGGTGGCCTCGGCGAGGCGATCGCAGGCCTCTTGCTGCGCGCCGGGGTACGGCCGGCCGCCTTCCGACAGATCGCGCTGCCCGACGAATTCCTCGACGCCGGGGCGCTGCCGAC